The following coding sequences lie in one Rutidosis leptorrhynchoides isolate AG116_Rl617_1_P2 chromosome 6, CSIRO_AGI_Rlap_v1, whole genome shotgun sequence genomic window:
- the LOC139851952 gene encoding UTP--glucose-1-phosphate uridylyltransferase — MTIHSAVIQKLLRTNAHLGRRVAENHYKIYTYGSRNGATIIDADKTLVCMRSACNFIGNLVRENGRFLFVNTNPLVDEIIEQMIKNTGCRNDNSWRLGGFLTNSLSPKKFRSRNKKLNITSVHRPDCVVIFDTERKSSVILEASKLQIPIVGLVDPSMPLETYNKITYPVPANDSVEFVYLFCNLITKTIQYEQKKLAASKGKAVKGEETNVSEAPRLVDKIKLEGINDELRVVSYESLVPASDDPLKLKELLDKLVVVKINYCEGAKMGFEGPKSAVEISNGLTTLDLLANYIESLNSKYGCNVPLLLINNVVTHNETLKILEKQSNKNVTCLVTDQPQENDTEKAFDRKEALRFLKNSGTPDELLLQGKEFILMLNSDNMSEVVDLDILNHLIKNKVQYCMELEETSKTTTMNSWVNINFIADHPKTKLLGRPIALTVPVSRNRPLEETSDLLILKSDLYTCAEGILKRNEARINPANPTINLGPEFDKLTDFESRFKSIPSIIDLVNLNVTGDVWFLNNVILKGFVSINARPGEKIVIPDGAVLENKVLNGQQDVVDVDYFSQTDSPSGFIKPTSNTRQHL, encoded by the exons ATGACGATTCATTCAGCTGTGATTCAAAAACTCCTAAGAACAAACGCACATTTAGGTCGCCGAGTAGCCGAAAACCATTACAAAATCTACACTTATGGTTCACGAAACGGAGCCACGATTATCGATGCCGATAAAACCCTAGTTTGTATGCGTAGCGCCTGTAATTTCATCGGAAACCTTGTTCGTGAAAATGGACGGTTTTTATTCGTGAACACGAATCCATTAGTTGATGAAATCATTGaacaaatgattaaaaataccggtTGTCGTAACGACAATTCGTGGCGGTTAGGAGGCTTTTTGACTAATAGTTTGAGCCCTAAGAAGTTTAGGTCTAGAAATAAGAAATTGAATATAACTTCTGTCCACAGGCCCGATTGTGTTGTGATTTTCGATACTGAAAGGAAGTCTTCTGTGATTCTTGAAGCTTCTAAGTTGCAGATTCCAATTGTTGG GTTGGTGGATCCAAGTATGCCATTGGAAACATATAACAAGATTACGTATCCTGTTCCAGCTAATGATTCAGTGGAGTTTGTGTATTTGTTTTGTAATCTAATTACGAAAACGATTCAATATGAGCAAAAGAAGCTTGCTGCAAGTAAAGGAAAGGCGGTTAAAGGAGAAGAGACTAATGTTAG TGAGGCTCCTCGATTGGTTGATAAGATTAAGTTAGAGGGTATAAACGATGAATTGCGTGTCGTATCATATGAAAGCCTAGTGCCTGCTTCTGATG ATCCACTAAAATTAAAGGAGCTTCTGGATAAACTTGTTGTTGTTAAGATCAACTATTGTGAAGGAGCGAAGATGGGTTTTGAGGGGCCAAA GTCTGCCGTTGAGATTTCTAATGGACTGACAACACTTGACTTACTTGCTAATTATATTGAG TCTTTGAATTCAAAATACGGATGCAATGTTCCTCTGCTTCTAATAAATAATGTTGTCACACATAATGAGACCTTGAAG ATTTTGGAAAAACAATCCAACAAAAACGTAACCTGCTTAGTCACG GATCAACCTCAAGAAAATGATACCGAAAAAGCCTTTGACCGAAAGGAGGCTTTACGTTTCTTAAAGAACAGTGGCACACCCGATGAGTTATTATTGCAG GGTAAAGAGTTTATACTGATGCTGAACTCCGATAATATGTCTGAAGTTGTGGACCTAG ATATTCTAAATCATCTGATCAAGAATAAGGTCCAGTATTGTATGGAGTTAGAAGAAACGTCTAAAACAACTACAATGAATTC GTGGGTAAACATTAACTTTATTGCGGATCATCCGAAAACAAAG TTACTTGGCCGTCCTATTGCTTTAACTGTTCCTGTATCTCGCAATCGTCCATTGGAGGAAACATCAGATTTACTTATCCTTAAG TCTGATCTATACACCTGTGCTGAAGGCATTCTTAAACGCAATGAGGCTAGAATAAATCCTGCCAATCCTACTATTAACTTAGGCCCTGAGTTCGATAAG TTAACTGACTTCGAAAGTCGTTTTAAGTCAATTCCAAGCATCATTGATCTTGTTAACTTGAACGTCACTGGCGATGTTTGGTTTTTGAACAACGTTATTCTCAAG GGGTTTGTTAGCATTAATGCGAGACCAGGCGAGAAAATTGTAATCCCTGATGGAGCTGTGCTGGAAAATAAG GTACTTAATGGCCAACAAGATGTCGTAGATGTGGACTACTTTAGTCAAACCGATTCTCCATCAGGTTTTATCAAACCAACATCAAACACAAGGCAGCACCTGTAA